The Mercurialis annua linkage group LG7, ddMerAnnu1.2, whole genome shotgun sequence genome includes the window GCGCAACGGTTGTATGAAATAATTTTTCGAATAAATCATATTAAATAACTAATCCTTACTCAAGTTGTTGAAGCTCCACTAACAATGTTATATCTAACACATATCTCGCATTACTTTGtggttaaatattttaattaattaatgtgaGCTGTCAAGAATCAATCTCTAAACCTTTCAATTATAAAGGCTCTAATAGCATGTTAAATAAACAATCCATTCAACCACTTAATGCTCTAATGGTAGTGTTATCTTAGCAAATCCAacattgatttttgtttttgagatagattcaatttttttgtttaagtcATGAGTTGTTCTGAACGGGTTCCAACTATAAAACGACACCTTTAAACCTGCTATATTCAGACTAATTACCACTCGAACTGGataggtcccttgcgggagCTTGCATATATGCACACAGATCGAATCCGCGACTCCACTTAAGCTAGAAGAACATTTTTAATGAATTACATAAATTGCAAGGAATGAAAAGCttaattgtatttaaatttGAACCAAATCCATAATAGATTCAATATTATGTTAAACCAAATCCATACTACTAAGCAAAATTACTGCTTATAGAACACATTATGGCCGAATTACATAAATTGCAAGCGATGAAAAGCTTAATCGtatttaaaattgaactttgacttataagaaataaaaacaatgtttgtcaaaggaaaaaaaacaatgAGAAACAAGAAAATCACAGCAAAAACAAGCTAAAAGATGCAAGTCTATTATAATGTCTGTACAATGTGGAGTATGAAAGTCTAAAAGTGTACAATTAtcacaaattaaaaagaataggTAATTTGTtaatcaagaaaaaaaatacccCAAGTGTTAATTTGTGATCATGAATTAAGGATTATAAAAAAGTCCAGCACAGTGGCACTTCCAACCCAATGGCTTATAATTAGAGTACCTATTATTATTTCCTGAAGAATGTGCGGTGCTTTGGGTTTGAACAAAAGCAGGTTGAAGCCGGGTGTGAGTCGGTATTGTAGGGAGCTGAACTGGCATGCATGGGTGGCAATTATTGCATTTATTGTGGCAACTTGGTGGTGTTGAACCTAATCTTGTTTTGTCTTCATCAAATAAAAAACCCTAAATCGAAAATAAAGAAACATCACCATTAAATAGAGAGTTAGctaagaaaaaagagaaaagtggAGAAGTTTGGGTGTAATTAATACCTGAGGCTGAGGGGAAGGTGTAGGAGGAAGAAGCGGGGGATTACTATTAGAGCAAGAAGCCAAGGaagcaagaagaagaagaagacataaTGTAATGACCAAGTTTACAAGGCAACATTTGTTAATCATTTTGGTAATATCATGTCACCATTAATTggcaagaagaagaagaacccACCAAggagaagagagagagagagtggtTGATAAGAGTAATGAGATAAGGGAGGTGGTTTTAGAGAGAGAGGAGATTGGCAGTGGGTGGCAGGCAAGTGAAAGCAACAAGACTATGGCGGAATACAAAGTGGGATAATCCACATCACCCTTTTCTCTGCTACAAATTACAATTATTCATAATATTGACGCAGGCAGCACATCTATTCATTATTAAACCCAACCCAACCCAACACTTTTGTTTCTTGGCTTCACTTTGActacaaatttattaatttctcCATTCTCAATCTCTTACCTTCATTTCTCCTCTTCTAGTTCTATCTATATCACACAAACCTCAACATTCCATTCTTCAAAacgaaatttatatatatatttatgcaaAAATTATCCACCTTCCTACATTTCTAAGGAATTACtatagtataaattaaaaaaaccaaaagcaaattcaattcaattgatttaacTCATCATTTCATGATTATCattaaatatcttaaaatttattaatgatataaaccttatttattatataaacaattattattttttgtatcaGTTTTAAatgacccaaatattttaagactgaaggtctgaaaaactaccgacctttcaaatttttttcaatagcactctcaccttgtaattttttcaatagcaccctattttgcatttttggctttcaataacactctaaattaaaaaaattagatgatttgattactataaggatgaaaattttcaaaaaaactaaatttaaagatgaaatcatacttttttctatttggacacttttaaacaagttctttaacttaaaaaaaaattcaaataagtcctcgataaatgagtttaatttgatgatttatggtgctatcgaaagtcaaaaatacaaaataggataaaattgactgttttacaaggtcggggtgctattgaaagccaaaaatacgaaatagggtgctattgaagaaattacaaggtgagggtgcaattgaaatttttttaaaaggtcggtagttttttaGACCTTAAAccatattttaaatctaaataaaattatagacatttaaaactgtattttctataatattaTACGTACAACTTagtaattaataataaagaagTTTGTTATAATTGATCatcataaaataattcaaaatattttctacataataatttttttacatatgttataaacataaaaaattcaatttcatgAATTCCAAGAAATACAATCTTAAGTAATACTGTtgagatttaaaattttaaacagtttttaatttttataaggaaaatagaagttttattaaaaattataaaggaAACTTTTAAGTTGaatgtttttcaaaaaattaataataatttcagATTTTAAACAGATCGTCAACACATGTATATTATACACGAGATGTTAAAATCTGGGATTTCAGATTTGTATTCCATGATAATATTCTTCTATAATTACAGAAATCGAATATGCTTATGTTATAATATGGGGTTTGTATTCCATAATAATATTCTATACTAATATACTTCTATAatacaaatttcaaaaataatagaCACCGAAGGTATCCAAACTAACACTACATTTTATTTTGGTGaccgaattttaattttttttgttttggttattaaactttaaaattatttcaaaaggCAAAAATCATGACATGCAAGCTGGATTTTATTTGacaatcatttttttcataaataggGTCATTTATGCATAATATCAGTTCAACGAGTTTTTTCGATTAAACTATGCAAACAGAAACAAAATTCGGCTGATAGTTAAAACTTGATAGAGTAGCTAAAAGATTTAGCTTGAAATTTAAGGGGCTGAGAAATTTTTCTGAATAAAATAGAGGGGCACATATTGTATTCGGCCAAATAGAAAaaatgtttttctttctttacaTAACTATGATTCTGTCCTTCagttctttattttcaaatgaatttCAGATTCAATTTGATCCAtagtctaaaaaataaaatttattgttaatttgatATGAATTTCGTAAAAAATCATGTATACGAAACACACCCTTGCATATTACAATACTGAACTGAACAAATACCCCAAAACAATAATTGAACTAGGGGTGTACAAAATTTACATAACCCACCCAAACCAACCAtatgaaaccaacccaaaccactatattcattttaatcataaacCATTggattattgaaattttataaccCAACTAAAAGAGTTTCTTGGtttatttgggtttgtttgggttatatattatttaaagtgcATATACATTTGTTGATTGATTCACcaagttttttcaaaaaaattattttttaaatattttttctggaaataaatatttttggaacaatattttaaaaaaaatctgggaaaatatttttttcctggaaataaatattttttttaaaaaaaaattctgaattttttttatcaaaatatattttttctggaaaaaaaattttaaattttttttctgatttttttaattattatttaaaaaaaaatcagattgaAATTTGGGTTTTAAATTTCTCATCTAAAGTGattaaaagcaaaaaaaaagtaaattaaataacCCATATAACCCATGTTGGTTTTGAATAACTAAACTAATATAACCCAAATTATTTGGGTTATAACCCAAGATAATATTAGAAATTCAGTTTGGGTGGTTATAAGCTCATAACCCAACCAAACTGAATTTGAACACCCTTAAATTGAACCCAGCAGCAAATCTTATCGACCCAAACGGCCATCGTTTCTAAACTTTCAATAAAACTGTGCATGCAAGTCGATCCATCATCAACATGACTTGTGCTGATATCAAATCACtacattttattttactaaGGGTGTGCACCGAAACAACCGTGCACACTAGAATCGATCGGTTTTCTGGGTGACAGAAAATCGAagccaaacaaaaaaaaaagtcaggTCGGTTCTGTCGggtacacacacatatatatatgttgAATTTGATTATGTAGAGAAGATGCCATCAGTCATGGTGCATCatactatttattttcatttcttttaaaataaaaaagaaaaacaaggaAATGCAAAGGTGTAAATTGAACCTCGCCCAAATCACAGATTAACTAACATGTTTACAACCTAAACAAATTAGAAGTCAATGACATCATAAGAAAAttgtaatatataaatatatctatTCAGCTATTTTGGTATTTCGGTTCTCAGACAAGAGAATCGGACCAAATAGAAATTACAACCGAATCAAATCAATTACATTGATTTGGTTGGGTTCAAAATTTAGGTTTGAATTGGTTCTTGCACACCCCTACATTTTACTCAACTTCTTCAACACATGCATTTACATTTGTGAGTAATAGAGTGATAGTAACACATTCAAGCGCACAAGTGCATTAATTTCACCATTCCATGGTAGATCATAGTCAATGCAACAAATTTTCTTATACTCCAAACAATGATATGCATTTAAAGTATTGAATTGAGGTTTGAGTATGTTGGTCAATAGAGACAGCACCATTGCTATTATGATGGTAACTAGAACCGTCTCTGCAGTCTGCAATGCTTAAATGCAAAAGacagaaaaaaatgatagtgtAGAGCTCAATCAACGTAAACTTTCTAATGACTACTTTAGTGAAAAATGCAGAATTAAAATCGCTGGTTTGAAAACAGCTATACTCCATTCCCCACCAAATGAAACTTATTAAGCAGTGACATTTGTTCAAAATTAGACATTACAACacggaaagaagaagaaaaataaatgtaaaagtGTATGCATGATAAATAAAACAGTCAGCCTGCGATAGTTTTGTGTttacctcttttttttttttatcggaAGATGGTTTCATCTAAGATTAGAAATCGACTACGAGAGTCGATTTGTTCAGATAGAAGCATAGTCAAGCAGCTACACAGATTTGAAAGCGACACTGCATACACACAGACACACTCTCTTCTCTTTCAATCTGAAAAACCCAAAGAGAGAGACTGATTAGTAACCTTACGTAAAAGAGGTTGTAacagagagaaaagaaaagtctATACAGAAGTTGAACTCTTTTAGAGTTAGCTTAATCCTTTAGAGCTGCACTTAGAAAAAAGGTGCCAACTCTATAATCAGTGATCTCATGACCTACATACACACGTACAAACATCAGCCACAGCCTTTCCTTTTCTCTGCACCATCCATAACTCTCTCTTAACGTCAATTGTTATATTGGTATATATTATGTCTTATTAGTTGTAAATTAGTTCATCAAGACAATTCCAGGtttaaattgttgatttttACACCACCAATTACTAATCCACAGCAATTGGATAAAAACATTACGTTCAAGAAGAAAAAAGATATTACAATAGTTTGATTCTTCTGGCTTATAAAGTGTTCATTGTATAGTCCTATTAGCAAAGTATTTGAAATAACAGTTACTCAATAACTGACGGAAAATCTCACCAcaagaaaaatatttgaaaaaaatcgcTTGAAAAGCAAAACGTTGCAATAATAATTTCAAGAGCAAATGACTCTAAGGcccctcacgtttgtcataattcacagtttggtacctcttatttgaaaatcaaacaatttggtacctcggttttgattttttaaactataaggcccttcTATTAGTTctgttaataatttgatatttacttttaaacgatttggtacctaagttttaattatgtaaacgatttagtacctcaattttaattatgtaaacaatttggtacc containing:
- the LOC126654704 gene encoding EPIDERMAL PATTERNING FACTOR-like protein 1, with translation MINKCCLVNLVITLCLLLLLASLASCSNSNPPLLPPTPSPQPQGFLFDEDKTRLGSTPPSCHNKCNNCHPCMPVQLPTIPTHTRLQPAFVQTQSTAHSSGNNNRYSNYKPLGWKCHCAGLFYNP